One window from the genome of Cucumis melo cultivar AY chromosome 12, USDA_Cmelo_AY_1.0, whole genome shotgun sequence encodes:
- the LOC127144425 gene encoding LOW QUALITY PROTEIN: 60S ribosomal protein L2, mitochondrial-like (The sequence of the model RefSeq protein was modified relative to this genomic sequence to represent the inferred CDS: deleted 1 base in 1 codon), with amino-acid sequence MITISTKRQSQEGRALRQFTLSTGKSAGRNSSGRITVFRLGGGSKRLQRRIDLKRSTSSMGIVERIEYDPNRSSRIHPVRWIEGVRQRKCKTQEEFAPQPQILEPTTTTIRGLFSFSSPPGKVDQRKVASFSPGRMAAYVVVGLPTTRMPPWSKSPDTSTRKGAGSKKTCAKDLFFSAFSSQKTKGETASLSFGSSFAFPRVAVAGAKPAFFAPRMREKVRGKKTFSLCEVRKWRTHSILWAHRMKGKAALSWRSFRRQETLGLVGGAEHKESKAERDQGSLPAKPIGEGPKDGACKVNRVPVV; translated from the exons ATGATTACGATCTCGACAAAGAGACAAAGCCAAGAGGGGAGAGCACTTAGACAATTCACTTTGAGTACAGGGAAGTCCGCTGGTAGGAATTCCTCAGGGCGTATTACGGTTTTTCGCCTCGGGGGTGGATCGAAGCGATTGCAGCGAAGAATTGATCTGAAACGAAGCACTTCGTCTATGGGCATTGTGGAAAGAATCGAATATGACCCTAATCGTTCTTCTCGGATCCATCCAGTACGATGGATCGAGGGGGTCCGCCAGAGGAAATGCAAGACTCAAGAGGAGTTCGCTCCTCAGCCTCAGATCCTCGAACCTACCACGACCACCATCCGCGGCCTATTTTCGTTCTCTTCCCCGCCCGGGAAGGTGGATCAAAGAAAGGTAGCTTCCTTCTCTCCTGGACGGATGGCGGCTTATGTAGTGGTCGGCCTTCCTACCACCAGGATGCCTCCTTGGTCGAAGAGCCCCGATACTAGTACTAGGAAGGGCGCAGGAAGCAAAAAAACTTGCGCGAAGGACCTTTTCTTCTCCGCCTTCTCCTCTCAAAAGACCAAGGGAGAGACAGCATCCCTTTCCTTCGGTAGCTCTTTTGCTTTCCCAAGGGTAGCGGTAGCTGGGGCAAAGCCCGCTTTCTTCGCTCCGCGAATGAGAGAGAAAGTCAGAGGA AAAAAGACGTTCTCTCTTTGCGAGGTCCGAAAGTGGAGAACGCATAGCATTCTCTGGGCACATAGGATGAAAGGTAAAGCTGCCCTTTCTTGGCGGAGTTTTAGGCGGCAAGAGACTTTAGGGCTTGTTGGAGGTGCTGAGCATAAGGAATCGAAAGCAGAGAGGGATCAAGGTAGCTTACCTGCCAAGCCGATAGGCGAAGGGCCGAAGGATGGAGCGTGCAAAGTCAATCGTGTACCTGTCGTGTGA